In the genome of Monodelphis domestica isolate mMonDom1 chromosome 2, mMonDom1.pri, whole genome shotgun sequence, one region contains:
- the LOC103104304 gene encoding mucin-2-like produces the protein MTYTGKDQTEVQKGHTELELFGEEMLTLWLLPLLLQLPISQFVTAKTGLNQNGTIWDSGGCAFSKNLSAPECQWQKALYDSDIHFRDDTGNTSKNTPEKIYPYPQNRGIHPTSLRTIDTTSKEKSTTKGNTTETVTTTQATTETIPSSSPTFSTMTETTSTEESTTQTSTSSSTLGTTETSTTYPGTTNTITTSPTSTETGTTAQATTETITPSSTTSDTVPTFSSTTESTSTEESTTKGSSTETATTAQATTETITSSSPTFSTMTETTSTEESTTETSTSSSTLGTTETSTTYPGTTNTITTSPTSTETATTAQATTETITPSSTTSDTVPTFSSTTESTSTEESTTKGSSTETATIPQATTETITSSSPTFSTVTETTSTEESTTQTSTSSSTLGTTETSTTYPGTTNTITTSPMSTETATTAQVTTETITPSSTTSETIPTFSSTTESTSTEESTTKGSSTETATIPQATTETITSSSTTFSTMTETTSTEESTTETSTSSSTLGTTETSTSYPGTSDTITTSPTSTETGTTAQATTETITPSSTTSDTIPTFSSTTESTSTEESTTKDSSTETATTAQATTETITPSSTTSDTIPTFSSTTESTSTEESTTKDSSTETATTAQATTETITSSFTTFSTMTETTSTEESTTQTSTSSSTLGTTETSTSYPGTTNTITTSPTSTETGTTAQATTETITSSSPTFSTMTETTSTEESTTETSTSSSTLGTTETSTSYPGTSDTITTSPTSTETGTTAQATTETITPSSTTSDTIPTFSSTTESTSTEESTTKDSSTETATTAQATTETITSSFTTFSTMTETTSTEESTTQTSTSSSTLGTTETSTSYPGTSDTITTSPTSTETGTTAQATTETITPSSTTSDTIPTFSSTTESTSTEESTTKDSSTETATTAQATTETITSSFTTFSTMTETTSTEESTTQTSTSYSTLGTTETSTSYPGTSDTITTSPTSTETATTAQATTETITPSSTTSDTIPTFSSTTESTSTEESTTKDSSTETATTAEATTETITPSSTTSDTIPTFSSTTESTSTEESTTKDSSTETATTAQATTETITSSFTTFSTMTETTSTEESTTQTSTSYSTLGTTETSTSYPDTSDTITTSPTSTETGTTAQATTETITSSSPTFSTMTETTSTEESTTETSTSSSTLGTTETSTSYPGTSDTITTSPTSTETGTTAQATTETITSSSPTFSTMTETTSTEESTTETSTSSSTLGTTETSTSYPGTSDTITTSPTSTETGTTAQATTETITPSSTTSETIPTFSSTTESTSTEESTTKDSSTETATTAQATTETITSSFTTFSTMTETTSTEESTTQTSTSSSTLGTTETSTSYPGTSDTITTSPTSTETGTTAQATTETITPSSTTSDTIPTFSSTTESTSTEESTTKDSSTETATTAQATTETITSSFTTFSTMTETTSTEESTTQTSTSYSTLGTTETSTSYPGTTNTITTSPTSTETGTTAQATTETITSSSPTFSTMTETTCTEESTTETSTSSSTLGTTETSTSYPGTSDTITTSPTSTETGTTAQATTETITPSSTTSDTIPTFSSTTESTSTEESTTKDSSTETATTAEATTETITPSSTTSDTIPTFSSTTESTSTEESTTKDSSTETATTAQATTETITSSFTTFSTMTETTSTEESTTETSTSSSTLGTTETSTSYPGTSDTITTSPTSTETGTTAQATTETITPSSTTSDTIPTFSSTTESTSTEESTTKDSSTETATTAQATTETITSSFTTFSTMTETTSTEESTTEASTSTPETSTVILETTGPSTTSPGISDIIPTSPNSTESGTTPQGTAEISTSSSGTSGTMSSPTTKVSTPTLVSTMQPSTTWINATESGTTKSSTTVSITTIPTTNKPATTALFCLNGGTPDGNICNCPTGYSGKWCEKENIICQNGGFWDEIKCICPDPYYGPKCEMISESITIEPPPEKVNATVEVTVSVTNMEFTEDLKNESSEVYKNFIEDFKNKMAEIYKNIPNYVGVKITNIFEGSIVVEHEVILSTNFTPNFKTELEAVTQKVQETIKKVTTEQVDNGSTNCSGFCFNPNRTTVSDPVFLYDPEVECKNKVRDEFKKFFFIDYQNGEPQCISKCMPNFKSSIDCHQGKCQLEPWTGPRCFCFNTDTHWYRGETCTLSTSKNLVYGLVGALGVVVLVTIVTLTAFMYRSQKKTQRQKAKLDQAYKWHEEDGGPAPGSFQNIGFDIYDEQENSLQMDSIYSNFQPSLGHVDPEKKIHIQRPQVVMTSV, from the exons GACCAGACTGAAGTGCAGAAGGGCCACACAGAATTGgaactatttggagaggagatgCTGACCCTCTGGCTCCTGCCTCTTCTGCTTCAGCTCCCAATTTCTCAGTTTGTTACTGCCAAGACAG GGCTCAATCAGAATGGGACCATCTGGGACTCAGGAGGGTGTGCCTTTTCTAAGAACCTTAGTGCCCCAGAGTGCCAGTGGCAGAAGGCTCTCTATGATTCAG ATATACACTTCAGAGATGATACTGGCAACACATCCAAGAACACACCAGAAAAAATCTACCCTTATCCTCAAAACAGAGGGATACATCCAACTTCCCTCAGGACTATAGACACTACCTCCAAAGAGAAGAGTACCACTAAGGGCAACACCACAGAGACAGTCACCACTACACAGGCAACAACAGAAAcaatcccttcttcctctccaactTTCTCTACCATGACAGAGACCACCTCCACAGAGGAGAGTACCACTCAGACCAGTACCAGCTCTAGTACCCTAGGAACAACAGAAACAAGCACCACTTATCCTGGAACCACAAACACAATCACAACTTCTCCCACGTCCACAGAAACTGGCACCACTGCACAGGCAACAACAGAAACAATCACTCCTTCCTCCACAACCTCAGACACAGTTCCAACTTTCTCTAGTACAACAGAGAGCACTTCCACAGAGGAGAGTACCACTAAGGGCAGCAGCACAGAGACTGCCACCACTGCACAGGCAACAACAGAAACAATCACTTCTTCCTCTCCAACTTTCTCTACCATGACAGAGACCACCTCCACAGAGGAGAGTACCACTGAGACCAGTACCAGCTCTAGTACCCTAGGAACAACAGAAACAAGCACCACTTATCCTGGAACCACAAACACAATCACAACTTCTCCCACTTCCACAGAAACTGCCACCACTGCACAGGCAACAACAGAAACAATCACTCCTTCCTCCACAACCTCAGACACAGTTCCAACTTTCTCTAGTACAACAGAGAGCACTTCCACAGAGGAGAGTACCACTAAGGGCAGCAGCACAGAGACTGCCACCATTCCACAGGCAACAACAGAAACAATCACTTCTTCCTCTCCAACTTTCTCTACCGTGACAGAGACCACCTCCACAGAGGAGAGTACCACTCAGACCAGTACCAGCTCCAGTACCCTAGGAACAACAGAAACAAGCACCACTTATCCTGGAACCACAAACACAATCACAACTTCTCCCATGTCCACAGAAACTGCCACCACTGCACAGGTAACAACAGAAACAATCACTCCTTCCTCCACGACATCAGAAACAATTCCAACTTTCTCTAGTACAACAGAGAGCACTTCCACAGAGGAGAGTACCACTAAGGGCAGCAGCACAGAGACTGCCACTATTCCACAGGCAACAACAGAAACAATCACTTCTTCCTCTACAACTTTCTCTACCATGACAGAGACCACCTCCACAGAGGAGAGTACCACGGAGACCAGTACCAGCTCCAGTACCCTAGGAACAACAGAAACAAGCACCTCTTATCCTGGCACTTCAGACACCATAACAACTTCTCCCACCTCCACAGAAACTGGCACCACTGCACAGGCAACAACAGAAACAATCACTCCTTCCTCCACAACCTCAGACACAATTCCAACTTTCTCTAGTACAACAGAGAGCACTTCCACAGAGGAGAGTACCACTAAGGACAGCAGCACAGAGACTGCCACCACTGCACAGGCAACAACAGAAACAATCACTCCTTCCTCCACAACCTCAGACACAATTCCAACTTTCTCTAGTACAACAGAGAGCACTTCCACAGAGGAGAGTACCACTAAGGACAGCAGCACAGAGACTGCCACCACTGCACAGGCAACAACAGAAACAATCACTTCTTCCTTTACAACTTTCTCTACCATGACAGAGACCACCTCCACAGAGGAGAGTACCACTCAGACCAGTACCAGCTCCAGTACCCTAGGAACAACAGAAACAAGCACCTCTTATCCTGGAACCACAAACACAATCACAACTTCTCCCACGTCCACAGAAACTGGCACCACTGCACAGGCAACAACAGAAACAATCACTTCTTCCTCTCCAACTTTCTCTACCATGACAGAGACCACCTCCACAGAGGAGAGTACCACTGAGACCAGTACCAGCTCCAGTACCCTAGGAACAACAGAAACAAGCACCTCTTATCCTGGCACTTCAGACACCATAACAACTTCTCCCACGTCCACAGAAACTGGCACCACTGCACAGGCAACAACAGAAACAATCACTCCTTCCTCCACAACCTCAGACACAATTCCAACTTTCTCTAGTACAACAGAGAGCACTTCCACAGAGGAGAGTACCACTAAGGACAGCAGCACAGAGACTGCCACCACTGCACAGGCAACAACAGAAACAATCACTTCTTCCTTTACAACTTTCTCTACCATGACAGAGACCACCTCCACAGAGGAGAGTACCACTCAGACCAGTACCAGCTCAAGTACCCTAGGAACAACAGAAACAAGCACCTCTTATCCTGGCACTTCAGACACCATAACAACTTCTCCCACGTCCACAGAAACTGGCACCACTGCACAGGCAACAACAGAAACAATCACTCCTTCCTCCACAACCTCAGACACAATTCCAACTTTCTCTAGTACAACAGAGAGCACTTCCACAGAGGAGAGTACCACTAAGGACAGCAGCACAGAGACTGCCACCACTGCACAGGCAACAACAGAAACAATCACTTCTTCCTTTACAACTTTCTCTACCATGACAGAGACCACCTCCACAGAGGAGAGTACCACTCAGACCAGTACCAGCTACAGTACCCTAGGAACAACAGAAACAAGCACCTCTTATCCTGGCACTTCAGACACCATAACAACTTCTCCCACCTCCACAGAAACTGCCACCACTGCACAGGCAACAACAGAAACAATCACTCCTTCCTCCACAACCTCAGACACAATTCCAACTTTCTCTAGTACAACAGAGAGCACTTCCACAGAGGAGAGTACCACTAAGGACAGCAGCACAGAGACTGCCACCACTGCAGAGGCAACAACAGAAACAATCACTCCTTCCTCCACAACCTCAGACACAATTCCAACTTTCTCTAGTACAACAGAGAGCACTTCCACAGAGGAGAGTACCACTAAGGACAGCAGCACAGAGACTGCCACCACTGCACAGGCAACAACAGAAACAATCACTTCTTCCTTTACAACTTTCTCTACCATGACAGAGACCACCTCCACAGAGGAGAGTACCACTCAGACCAGTACCAGCTACAGTACCCTAGGAACAACAGAAACAAGCACCTCTTATCCTGACACTTCAGACACCATAACAACTTCTCCCACGTCCACAGAAACTGGCACCACTGCACAGGCAACAACAGAAACAATCACTTCTTCCTCTCCAACTTTCTCTACCATGACAGAGACCACCTCCACAGAGGAGAGTACCACTGAGACCAGTACCAGCTCCAGTACCCTAGGAACAACAGAAACAAGCACCTCTTATCCTGGCACTTCAGACACCATAACAACTTCTCCCACCTCCACAGAAACTGGCACCACTGCACAGGCAACAACAGAAACAATCACTTCTTCCTCTCCAACTTTCTCTACCATGACAGAGACCACCTCCACAGAGGAGAGTACCACTGAGACCAGTACCAGCTCCAGTACCCTAGGAACAACAGAAACAAGCACCTCTTATCCTGGCACTTCAGACACCATAACAACTTCTCCCACCTCCACAGAAACTGGCACCACTGCACAGGCAACAACAGAAACAATCACTCCTTCCTCCACAACCTCAGAGACAATTCCAACTTTCTCTAGTACAACAGAGAGCACTTCCACAGAGGAGAGTACCACTAAGGACAGCAGCACAGAGACTGCCACCACTGCACAGGCAACAACAGAAACAATCACTTCTTCCTTTACAACTTTCTCTACCATGACAGAGACCACCTCCACAGAGGAGAGTACCACTCAGACCAGTACCAGCTCCAGTACCCTAGGAACAACAGAAACAAGCACCTCTTATCCTGGCACTTCAGACACCATAACAACTTCTCCCACGTCCACAGAAACTGGCACCACTGCACAGGCAACAACAGAAACAATCACTCCTTCCTCCACAACCTCAGACACAATTCCAACTTTCTCTAGTACAACAGAGAGCACTTCCACAGAGGAGAGTACCACTAAGGACAGCAGCACAGAGACTGCCACCACTGCACAGGCAACAACAGAAACAATCACTTCTTCCTTTACAACTTTCTCTACCATGACAGAGACCACCTCCACAGAGGAGAGTACCACTCAGACCAGTACCAGCTACAGTACCCTAGGAACAACAGAAACAAGCACCTCTTATCCTGGAACCACAAACACAATCACAACTTCTCCCACGTCCACAGAAACTGGCACCACTGCACAGGCAACAACAGAAACAATCACTTCTTCCTCTCCAACTTTCTCTACCATGACAGAGACCACCTGCACAGAAGAGAGTACCACTGAGACCAGTACCAGCTCCAGTACCCTAGGAACAACAGAAACAAGCACCTCTTATCCTGGCACTTCAGACACCATAACAACTTCTCCCACGTCCACAGAAACTGGCACCACTGCACAGGCAACAACAGAAACAATCACTCCTTCCTCCACAACCTCAGACACAATTCCAACTTTCTCTAGTACAACAGAGAGCACTTCCACAGAGGAGAGTACCACTAAGGACAGCAGCACAGAGACTGCCACCACTGCAGAGGCAACAACAGAAACAATCACTCCTTCCTCCACAACCTCAGACACAATTCCAACTTTCTCTAGTACAACAGAGAGCACTTCCACAGAGGAGAGTACCACTAAGGACAGCAGCACAGAGACTGCCACCACTGCACAGGCAACAACAGAAACAATCACTTCTTCCTTTACAACTTTCTCTACCATGACAGAGACCACCTCCACAGAGGAGAGTACCACGGAGACCAGTACCAGCTCCAGTACCCTAGGAACAACAGAAACAAGCACCTCTTATCCTGGCACTTCAGACACCATAACAACTTCTCCCACGTCCACAGAAACTGGCACCACTGCACAGGCAACAACAGAAACAATCACTCCTTCCTCCACAACCTCAGACACAATTCCAACTTTCTCTAGTACAACAGAGAGCACTTCCACAGAGGAGAGTACCACTAAGGACAGCAGCACAGAGACTGCCACCACTGCACAGGCAACAACAGAAACAATCACTTCTTCCTTTACAACTTTCTCTACCATGACAGAGACCACCTCCACAGAGGAGAGTACCACAGAAGCCAGTACCAGCACTCCTGAGACTAGTACTGTTATCCTGGAAACAACAGGACCCAGTACTACTTCTCCTGGCATCTCAGATATAATCCCAACTTCTCCCAACTCCACAGAGTCTGGCACTACTCCCCAGGGAACAGCAGAAATAAGTACCTCTTCCTCTGGAACCTCAGGCACAATGAGTTCTCCCACTACCAAAGTTTCCACCCCCACACTAGTGAGTACCATGCAGCCTAGCACCACATGGATCAATGCCACAGAGTCAGGAACCACAAAATCTTCAACCACGGTTTCTATCACAACCATTCCAACCACCAATAAACCAGCTACTACAGCAC TATTTTGCTTAAATGGAGGTACACCGGATGGAAACATCTGTAACTGTCCCACTGGTTACAGTGGAAAGTGGTGTGAGAAAGAGAACATCATCTGCCAAAATGGAGGCTTTTGGGATGAGATCAAATGCATCTGCCCTGACCCTTACTATGGCCCTAAATgtgaaatgatttcagaaagcatTACAATCG AGCCTCCTCCAGAAAAGGTCAATGCTACTGTGGAAGTGACAGTGTCCGTGACCAATATGGAGTTTACAGAGGATCTAAAAAATGAATCCTCTGAGGTCTATAAGAATTTCATTGAAGATTTCAAAAACAAG ATGGCTGAAATTTACAAAAACATCCCAAACTATGTTGGTGTGAAGATCACGAACATTTT TGAAGGCAGTATAGTGGTGGAACATGAGGTGATCTTGTCGACCAATTTTACTCCAAATTTCAAAACTGAATTGGAGGCTGTCACACAGAAGGTAcaggaaacaattaaaaaagtaACTACGGAGCAAGTAGACAATGGCAGCACAAACTGCAGTG GATTCTGTTTCAATCCCAATAGGACAACAGTGAGTGACCCAGTATTTCTGTACGATCCTGAAG TGGAATGCAAAAACAAAGTTAGAGATGAATTTAAGAAATTCTTCTTCATTGACTACCAGAATGGGGAACCACAATGCATTAGCAAATGCATGCCTAACTTCAAGTCCTCAATAGACTGCCACCAGGGAAAGTGTCAGCTGGAGCCTTGGACTGGGCCTCGATGCTT CTGTTTCAACACAGACACACATTGGTACAGAGGAGAAACCTGTACCCTCAGCACCAGTAAGAACCTGGTGTATGGGCTGGTGGGAGCCTTAGGTGTAGTGGTGTTGGTCACCATTGTCACCCTCACTGCCTTCATGTACCGTTCCCAGAAGAAGACCCAAAG GCAAAAGGCCAAGCTGGATCAAGCATATAAATGGCATGAAGAGGATGGAGGACCAGCCCCCGGGAGCTTCCAGAACATAGGCTTTGACATCTATGACG AACAAGAGAATTCCCTTCAAATGGATTCCATCTACAGTAATTTCCAGCCCTCCTTGGGTCACGTTGATCCTGAAAAGAAG ATCCATATCCAAAGGCCACAGGTTGTAATGACCTCAGTCTGA